The following are from one region of the Salicibibacter kimchii genome:
- a CDS encoding Stp1/IreP family PP2C-type Ser/Thr phosphatase, which produces METVFRTDVGNVRSHNEDAGGFFDGERMTLVVVADGMGGHRAGDVASGMVLEALRDSWQNHPPENDINAIKDWLQTEIKRANRAVFSKSADEAAFKGMGTTVVAAVLYNDTMVVAHVGDSRAYRLQSQTLEQVTSDHSLVNELVKNGQLFPDEAENHPRKNVLTRAIGTEEEIDVDVDAYAFPPRSVLLLCSDGLSDKLAETDLEAMLSSEASMAEVADALIRQALDRGGEDNVSVILAHHDEEEGADS; this is translated from the coding sequence ATGGAAACGGTGTTCAGGACAGACGTAGGAAATGTTCGCAGTCATAATGAAGATGCCGGAGGCTTTTTTGATGGCGAGCGTATGACGCTCGTCGTCGTTGCCGACGGCATGGGCGGACACCGTGCCGGAGATGTGGCGAGCGGAATGGTCCTCGAAGCGTTGCGAGATTCCTGGCAAAACCACCCGCCCGAAAACGACATCAATGCCATTAAGGATTGGTTGCAAACGGAGATCAAACGGGCGAATCGAGCCGTGTTTAGCAAATCCGCCGACGAAGCTGCTTTTAAGGGGATGGGGACGACGGTTGTCGCTGCTGTGCTTTATAACGACACGATGGTCGTTGCCCACGTCGGGGACAGCCGCGCTTACCGGTTGCAATCACAAACGCTTGAACAAGTCACGAGCGATCATTCCCTCGTGAATGAACTTGTGAAAAATGGCCAACTCTTCCCGGACGAAGCCGAAAACCATCCGCGCAAAAATGTGCTTACCCGAGCGATCGGAACCGAAGAAGAGATCGATGTCGACGTCGATGCCTATGCTTTCCCGCCCCGGTCTGTTTTATTGCTCTGTTCCGACGGTCTTTCGGATAAATTAGCGGAAACGGATCTGGAAGCTATGCTGAGCAGCGAAGCTTCGATGGCTGAAGTTGCCGACGCCCTTATCCGGCAGGCGCTCGATCGTGGGGGGGAGGATAACGTCAGTGTTATTCTCGCGCATCATGATGAGGAGGAGGGAGCCGATTCATGA
- a CDS encoding DAK2 domain-containing protein, with the protein MFAEGAHVLDQHSERVDALNVFPVPDGDTGTNMSLTISSGVKEMKQGEDMRTPAVAKRFSKGLLMGARGNSGVILSQLFRGFAKGIEKKEEIDGQALASAFENGVETAYRAVMKPVEGTILSVAKDASKAARKEARKHNDADAVLEEALAETRRSLERTPDLLPVLKEVGVVDSGGQGLLHIYEGMQAGLRGESTADHAAEATEQPSMDALVETEHHHVQGDIAPEDIEFGYCTEVMIRFDDEKTKKNPYDEEAFRSRLSEQGDSLLVVSDEDLVKIHIHVEYPGAVMDEAQKYGELINVKIDNMREQNAELSSSDMHKEAAETKKQTEKKSTYAIIAVTMGSGVQQLFESLGVEAFVEGGQTMNPSTEQFMEAIEKTNAEHVFLIPNNGNIVMTANQAADVFEDVDVRVIPTKSVPQGLGAMFAFNEEQDVAANEEAMNEGISTVKSASVTKAIRDTTIEGIEIRENDFMGLVEGKIVSSGETLEQTLKKAAEALIDDEVEMLTIIAGEDAEEACTEALASHVEEHYEDVETETHDGKQPLYHYILSAE; encoded by the coding sequence ATGTTCGCGGAAGGGGCGCATGTCCTCGACCAACATTCAGAACGTGTGGATGCTTTAAACGTTTTTCCGGTCCCGGACGGGGACACGGGAACGAATATGAGTTTAACGATCAGTTCCGGCGTAAAAGAAATGAAGCAAGGAGAGGATATGCGCACGCCAGCGGTGGCCAAGCGCTTTTCCAAAGGCTTGTTGATGGGCGCGCGGGGGAACTCGGGTGTTATCCTTTCCCAATTGTTCCGTGGATTTGCAAAAGGGATTGAAAAAAAAGAAGAAATCGATGGTCAGGCATTGGCGTCCGCTTTCGAGAACGGGGTGGAGACCGCGTATCGTGCCGTTATGAAACCGGTAGAAGGAACCATCCTGTCGGTGGCTAAGGACGCGTCAAAAGCAGCGCGTAAAGAAGCGCGCAAGCATAACGATGCCGATGCTGTGCTCGAAGAAGCGCTTGCCGAGACGAGACGTTCATTGGAGCGTACGCCAGATTTATTACCGGTCTTAAAAGAAGTGGGTGTTGTTGATTCAGGCGGGCAAGGCCTTTTGCATATTTACGAAGGCATGCAGGCAGGCTTGCGAGGGGAATCAACCGCCGATCATGCGGCTGAAGCCACGGAGCAGCCTTCCATGGACGCCCTCGTGGAAACCGAACATCATCATGTCCAGGGAGATATCGCACCGGAAGACATTGAGTTTGGCTATTGCACAGAAGTCATGATCCGTTTCGATGATGAAAAAACGAAAAAAAATCCGTACGACGAAGAAGCATTTCGTTCACGCTTAAGCGAGCAGGGGGATTCATTGCTCGTCGTGAGCGATGAAGATTTGGTCAAGATACATATCCACGTGGAATACCCGGGCGCAGTCATGGATGAAGCACAGAAATATGGCGAACTGATCAACGTTAAAATTGATAATATGCGGGAACAAAACGCGGAGCTTTCTTCATCCGACATGCATAAGGAAGCTGCGGAAACCAAGAAGCAGACGGAGAAGAAATCAACGTACGCGATTATCGCCGTAACCATGGGCTCCGGTGTTCAACAATTGTTTGAAAGCCTGGGCGTCGAAGCCTTCGTGGAAGGCGGGCAGACGATGAATCCGAGCACAGAGCAATTTATGGAAGCGATTGAGAAAACAAACGCGGAACATGTCTTTCTGATTCCGAACAATGGCAATATCGTCATGACGGCCAACCAGGCGGCGGACGTGTTTGAAGACGTGGACGTGCGCGTCATTCCGACAAAATCGGTCCCACAAGGGTTAGGCGCTATGTTTGCGTTTAATGAAGAACAAGACGTTGCGGCGAATGAAGAGGCGATGAACGAAGGCATATCGACGGTAAAAAGTGCCAGCGTCACTAAAGCCATCCGCGACACGACCATTGAAGGCATCGAAATCAGAGAAAACGATTTCATGGGACTTGTGGAAGGGAAAATTGTCAGTTCCGGAGAGACGTTGGAGCAAACGCTGAAAAAAGCCGCCGAAGCGTTGATCGATGACGAGGTTGAAATGCTCACGATTATTGCCGGCGAAGATGCGGAAGAAGCCTGCACGGAGGCGCTCGCTTCCCATGTGGAAGAGCATTATGAAGACGTGGAAACTGAAACGCATGATGGAAAGCAACCGCTCTATCATTATATTTTGTCGGCCGAATAG
- a CDS encoding Asp23/Gls24 family envelope stress response protein has product MALEMNSQLGSIDISKEVVATVAGSAATDVYGIVGMASQKQIKDGLSELLKRDNFSRGVVIREFDDDLHIDMYIIVSYGTKISEVAYNVQTKVKYQLEQMLGLTVESVNIFVQGVRVSNP; this is encoded by the coding sequence ATGGCCCTTGAAATGAACTCTCAATTGGGATCCATCGATATATCAAAAGAAGTGGTTGCCACTGTCGCCGGCAGCGCCGCCACAGACGTTTACGGAATTGTAGGAATGGCTTCTCAGAAGCAAATCAAGGACGGATTATCCGAGTTGTTAAAAAGAGATAATTTTTCTCGCGGCGTCGTCATCCGCGAATTCGACGACGACCTTCACATCGATATGTACATTATCGTCAGCTATGGGACGAAAATATCGGAAGTCGCTTATAATGTACAAACGAAAGTGAAGTATCAGCTGGAACAAATGCTGGGATTAACGGTCGAATCGGTAAATATTTTTGTGCAGGGCGTGCGTGTAAGCAACCCGTAG
- a CDS encoding DegV family protein: MAHVKVVTDSTADIPKDLLEALDITVVPLKVNFGENETYTDGETLTPSGFYEKLQKSDVMPTTSQPSPYDFETVYNRIAEKDTVIFSIHLSSRMSGTYQAATLGAEEVDTKVEVIDSKRASYAFGIIVTDIARLAKNGADSDECRKRLQQMLQETTVFFMVDTLEYLEKNGRIGKASALLGSLLKMKPILSLTEEGEVYPYEKVRGRKKAMARIVTELENTYGDQPIQLGMFHAIAADSAETMAADIREKLNVVSDVTAEIGAVIGAHVGPGTIAVTATPAPED; the protein is encoded by the coding sequence ATGGCACATGTAAAAGTGGTAACAGACAGCACCGCGGATATACCCAAGGATTTACTGGAAGCGTTGGATATTACCGTCGTTCCGTTAAAGGTTAATTTTGGGGAAAATGAAACCTACACGGATGGCGAAACGTTAACCCCGTCGGGTTTTTATGAAAAATTACAAAAAAGCGACGTCATGCCGACCACCTCTCAGCCTTCCCCGTATGACTTTGAGACGGTTTACAACCGGATCGCGGAAAAAGATACGGTTATTTTCTCCATCCATTTATCGTCCCGTATGAGCGGCACATATCAAGCGGCCACCCTTGGGGCCGAAGAAGTGGACACAAAAGTTGAAGTCATTGACTCCAAGCGGGCAAGCTACGCATTCGGCATCATCGTGACCGACATCGCGCGCCTCGCCAAAAACGGCGCCGACAGCGATGAATGCAGAAAACGGCTACAACAAATGCTGCAAGAAACGACGGTTTTTTTCATGGTGGACACCCTTGAATATTTGGAAAAAAACGGTCGGATCGGAAAAGCATCGGCGCTGCTCGGTTCCCTGTTGAAGATGAAACCGATCCTTTCATTGACGGAGGAAGGAGAAGTCTATCCATACGAGAAAGTACGCGGACGGAAAAAAGCCATGGCCAGGATTGTCACCGAGCTGGAAAACACCTATGGCGATCAACCGATCCAGCTGGGAATGTTTCATGCGATTGCTGCTGATTCAGCCGAAACGATGGCGGCAGATATAAGGGAAAAGTTAAATGTTGTCTCTGATGTGACAGCGGAAATCGGCGCGGTCATCGGCGCCCACGTTGGGCCGGGAACGATCGCGGTAACGGCCACTCCGGCACCAGAAGACTAG
- the pknB gene encoding Stk1 family PASTA domain-containing Ser/Thr kinase, producing the protein MIGERIDGRYEVIAYIGGGMAHVYRARDIILERDVAVKVLQPQHVDDEAFVRRFRREAQAATSLVHGNIVDIYDLGENDGIFYIVMEYVRNNTLKDKIVNEGALPFAEAMRIFSELTSAIAYAHDQGIIHRDIKPQNILLDEYGSVKVTDFGIARASSAATITQTNSVLGSVHYMSPEQARAGTLTTKTDIYAIGVTLFEMVTGLLPFNADSAVSIALKHLQDPFPNAKDLRNDLPESVNNIIRKATAKDPLQRYENVENMHLDGETALSPERIHEAPVHIADPDEESTRPIPAVGPGHSTEDTKVANGTGDEETSGVSPELEPNGNKKKRRFWKIGGIALLVLFAIIAAFTVVPALLSPDEAEIPDLVGSEEEDAIEELEALNLQPEMEYEFHEEAEEGEVFYQNPSAGRTVREGQTVTLSVSEGPETVEVPDVTGLQYEQAIGELQDFEDVELTAEETEDVAEDLVIEQSPLADEEVVPGETTVQITYSEAPEITVEDLTGTSEDGVHNYLEANNLTGSFQRSHSESVAEGDVISHDPGPYVTVSQGAEINFVISDGPPPEEEEPDQTVVANIPVEVSDGDVYEIEIEYEDATTDGPEVYVEEEISEDTEYDISLEVTPDTDGSYTVYLDGEDVQSNSFSYED; encoded by the coding sequence ATGATTGGAGAGCGTATTGATGGGCGTTATGAGGTAATAGCTTACATTGGCGGCGGAATGGCTCACGTGTACCGTGCCCGTGACATCATTCTTGAACGGGACGTTGCTGTGAAGGTTTTGCAGCCCCAACACGTGGATGATGAAGCGTTTGTGCGGCGATTTCGCCGGGAGGCGCAGGCAGCCACAAGCCTTGTGCATGGCAATATCGTTGATATTTATGATTTAGGCGAAAATGATGGAATTTTTTATATTGTCATGGAGTATGTGCGTAACAACACCCTCAAGGATAAGATAGTAAACGAGGGAGCATTGCCGTTTGCCGAGGCGATGCGGATTTTTTCGGAATTGACAAGCGCGATTGCCTATGCTCACGACCAGGGCATTATTCATCGGGATATAAAGCCGCAAAATATATTGCTTGATGAATACGGAAGCGTAAAGGTAACGGATTTCGGGATCGCCCGTGCCTCCTCTGCGGCTACAATTACCCAGACGAACTCCGTGCTCGGATCCGTCCATTACATGTCCCCGGAACAGGCGCGTGCAGGCACGCTAACGACGAAAACAGATATCTATGCTATCGGGGTAACCCTTTTTGAAATGGTCACCGGCCTATTGCCTTTCAATGCCGATTCAGCTGTTTCCATCGCGCTCAAGCATTTGCAGGATCCATTTCCAAACGCGAAAGACTTGCGCAATGACCTGCCCGAAAGCGTGAATAATATCATTCGAAAAGCTACCGCTAAGGATCCGTTGCAACGATATGAAAATGTGGAAAACATGCATTTGGACGGGGAAACCGCCCTGTCACCGGAACGTATCCATGAAGCGCCTGTTCACATTGCAGACCCCGACGAAGAAAGCACACGGCCGATCCCCGCCGTGGGCCCCGGGCACAGTACGGAAGACACGAAAGTTGCAAACGGCACCGGGGATGAGGAAACGTCAGGAGTGTCTCCGGAGCTGGAACCGAACGGGAACAAAAAGAAGCGAAGGTTTTGGAAAATCGGGGGAATCGCACTTTTGGTTCTATTTGCGATCATCGCGGCTTTTACAGTGGTTCCCGCGTTATTGAGCCCGGATGAGGCTGAAATTCCGGATCTCGTCGGATCCGAAGAAGAGGACGCGATCGAAGAGTTGGAAGCGCTGAATCTGCAACCGGAAATGGAATATGAATTCCACGAGGAAGCAGAGGAAGGCGAGGTCTTCTATCAAAATCCGAGCGCAGGAAGAACCGTACGTGAAGGGCAGACGGTAACGCTTTCCGTGAGCGAAGGTCCGGAGACTGTGGAAGTGCCGGATGTTACCGGGCTACAATACGAACAAGCGATCGGGGAATTGCAAGACTTTGAAGATGTCGAACTCACAGCTGAGGAAACGGAAGACGTTGCGGAAGATTTAGTCATTGAACAATCCCCTCTTGCCGATGAAGAAGTTGTCCCGGGTGAAACAACGGTGCAGATCACGTACAGTGAAGCGCCTGAGATTACCGTTGAGGACCTTACCGGTACATCGGAAGATGGGGTTCACAATTATTTGGAAGCGAACAATTTAACCGGTTCTTTTCAAAGAAGCCATTCGGAAAGTGTGGCGGAAGGGGATGTAATCTCTCATGACCCGGGACCGTATGTCACTGTCTCTCAAGGAGCTGAGATTAATTTTGTCATCTCTGACGGGCCACCGCCGGAAGAAGAAGAGCCCGACCAAACGGTGGTAGCAAACATTCCGGTCGAGGTGTCCGATGGCGACGTTTACGAGATTGAAATCGAGTATGAAGATGCAACCACAGACGGACCGGAGGTTTATGTAGAAGAGGAGATCAGCGAAGACACAGAATACGACATAAGCCTTGAAGTCACCCCGGACACCGATGGTTCCTATACGGTGTATTTAGACGGAGAGGACGTGCAATCCAATTCATTTTCATATGAAGACTGA
- the rlmN gene encoding 23S rRNA (adenine(2503)-C(2))-methyltransferase RlmN, translated as MKPSLLSLTYEGCKEWMKENGEPAFRAKQVFEWLYQKRVESIEDMTNVPKALRAKLQEAFTLTRLREKLRQTSTDGTIKFLFELEDNYSIETVLMRHDYGNSLCVTTQVGCRLGCTFCASGLGGLQRNLEAGEIVAQVLDVQRALDQSGERVDSIVVMGIGEPFDNYENLMAFLRTVNDDEGLNIGARHITVSTSGMVPKIYRFAEEGMQINFAVSLHAPNSEIRGRLMPINRAFPVHKLMDAIDYYQKKTNRRVTFEYGLFGGVNDQVEHAEELADLIGHTKGHINLIPVNDVPEKDYIRSTRTDIFAFEQTLEARGINVTIRREQGHDIDAACGQLRAKETG; from the coding sequence ATGAAGCCTTCCTTGTTGTCGTTGACCTACGAGGGCTGCAAGGAATGGATGAAGGAGAACGGGGAACCTGCTTTCCGCGCGAAACAGGTCTTCGAATGGCTGTATCAAAAGCGGGTGGAGAGCATTGAAGACATGACCAACGTGCCGAAAGCGTTGCGCGCCAAACTGCAAGAAGCATTTACGTTGACGCGATTGCGTGAAAAACTTCGGCAGACGTCCACCGACGGCACGATTAAGTTCTTATTCGAACTCGAAGATAACTATTCCATTGAGACGGTGTTGATGCGCCACGATTACGGCAACAGCCTTTGCGTAACGACCCAGGTTGGTTGTCGATTGGGATGTACGTTTTGCGCATCGGGGCTTGGGGGCTTGCAACGAAATTTGGAAGCCGGTGAAATCGTTGCCCAAGTGCTCGATGTCCAGCGTGCCCTTGACCAAAGCGGCGAACGAGTGGATTCGATTGTCGTGATGGGCATCGGGGAACCGTTCGATAACTACGAGAACTTGATGGCGTTTTTGCGCACGGTCAACGATGACGAGGGATTGAACATCGGCGCACGTCATATTACCGTTTCCACGAGCGGAATGGTTCCGAAAATCTACCGTTTCGCCGAAGAAGGGATGCAAATCAATTTTGCGGTTTCCCTGCACGCGCCGAATTCGGAAATCAGGGGGCGCTTGATGCCGATTAACCGTGCCTTTCCGGTGCATAAATTGATGGATGCCATCGACTATTACCAAAAGAAGACCAATCGCCGTGTCACGTTTGAATACGGGCTTTTCGGTGGCGTGAATGATCAAGTGGAGCATGCCGAAGAGCTCGCGGATTTAATTGGCCACACGAAAGGGCACATTAACCTTATTCCCGTTAATGATGTGCCTGAAAAAGACTATATTCGTTCGACGCGTACGGATATTTTTGCTTTTGAACAGACGTTGGAAGCCCGGGGCATCAATGTAACGATTCGCCGGGAACAAGGCCATGACATTGATGCCGCCTGCGGGCAATTGCGGGCGAAAGAAACGGGGTGA
- the spoVM gene encoding stage V sporulation protein SpoVM: MKFYTIKLPKFVGGFVRAVLGSLKKG, from the coding sequence ATGAAATTTTATACCATTAAGCTGCCGAAATTTGTGGGAGGGTTCGTACGCGCTGTGCTAGGCTCGCTTAAAAAAGGATAA
- the rsmB gene encoding 16S rRNA (cytosine(967)-C(5))-methyltransferase RsmB, which yields MAKTTDKQPRMRAAKILDRVFFERAYSHMALNEAFRKHPLEEVDARFITEVVYGTIKRLNTIDDVLGRVMKNPLRKTDRRVKTILRMSVYQLLFMDRVPERAAIHEGVELAKAWGRGGLKGFVNGVLRNVARQGLPDYPSITDPVKSIALSTSHPEWLVRKWVHAYGETETLAMCEANVKRAYTTLRVNRLQTDRSALQANLETDGVKTTPGTLASDSLIVTEGQAMHSERFEKGAFSFQDESSMLVTYALDPQPRMHVLDACAAPGGKAAHIAERMEDDGEVLANDIHAHKEALIAEQAERLGLESITTQTGDAVELAANVEAEAYDRVLVDAPCSGLGVLRAKPDIKWQTDPKEIETLRALQLNILEAAAQALKPGGILVYSTCTVMPEENEDVIAAFLKNNASFDLDDTLDERLGLKTERGQRLIFPQQYDSDGFFIAAMKKRGGRI from the coding sequence ATGGCGAAAACGACGGATAAACAGCCGCGCATGCGGGCAGCAAAAATCCTTGATCGTGTGTTTTTTGAACGAGCGTACAGCCATATGGCCCTGAATGAAGCATTTCGTAAACATCCGCTAGAGGAAGTGGATGCACGTTTTATCACCGAAGTCGTGTATGGGACGATCAAACGCTTGAATACGATCGATGATGTGCTCGGACGCGTCATGAAAAACCCGCTCCGAAAAACCGACCGTAGGGTGAAAACCATTTTGCGAATGAGTGTTTATCAATTGCTTTTCATGGATCGGGTGCCGGAACGGGCAGCCATCCATGAAGGGGTGGAACTCGCAAAAGCTTGGGGAAGGGGCGGATTGAAAGGGTTTGTTAACGGCGTCTTGCGAAACGTGGCTCGCCAAGGGCTTCCGGATTATCCATCCATAACCGATCCCGTCAAAAGCATCGCCCTTTCCACGTCGCACCCGGAGTGGCTCGTGCGTAAATGGGTGCACGCCTACGGCGAAACCGAGACGCTCGCCATGTGTGAAGCAAACGTCAAACGGGCGTACACGACGTTGCGTGTGAATCGTTTGCAAACGGACCGTTCAGCCCTACAGGCAAATTTGGAAACAGATGGGGTGAAAACAACCCCGGGAACGCTTGCTTCCGACAGTTTAATCGTCACGGAAGGACAAGCGATGCATAGCGAGCGATTCGAAAAGGGGGCTTTTTCTTTCCAAGACGAAAGCTCGATGCTCGTCACCTATGCGTTGGATCCGCAGCCGAGGATGCACGTGCTCGACGCTTGTGCTGCCCCGGGAGGGAAGGCGGCCCACATCGCCGAACGGATGGAAGACGATGGCGAGGTGCTCGCTAATGATATTCACGCGCATAAAGAGGCACTTATTGCTGAACAGGCCGAGCGTTTAGGGCTGGAAAGCATCACGACGCAAACGGGCGATGCCGTCGAACTGGCCGCAAATGTCGAAGCGGAAGCCTATGATCGTGTGCTCGTTGATGCGCCGTGCAGTGGTCTCGGTGTTTTAAGGGCCAAGCCCGACATCAAATGGCAAACCGATCCGAAAGAGATCGAAACGCTTAGAGCGTTACAATTAAACATTTTGGAGGCGGCCGCCCAAGCATTGAAGCCGGGCGGGATCCTTGTGTACAGCACGTGTACGGTCATGCCGGAGGAAAACGAAGACGTGATCGCTGCTTTTCTGAAAAACAACGCTTCGTTTGATCTGGATGACACATTGGACGAACGCCTCGGCTTAAAGACGGAACGTGGCCAAAGGTTGATTTTTCCACAGCAATATGACAGTGACGGTTTTTTTATTGCTGCCATGAAGAAAAGAGGGGGCCGAATATGA
- the fmt gene encoding methionyl-tRNA formyltransferase — MGTPDFAVPVLSMLWHEGHTVLKVITQPDRPKGRKQQPAKPPVKEEAERLGLEVLQPEKVKEAVTDILDPHPDLVVTAAYGQLLPESLLSGPPYGCVNVHASLLPKYRGGAPIHQAVIDGEKETGVTLMYMVKKMDAGDMLAQASLPIEETDTAGALHDKLSELGTDLLRKTLPVIAARNVTPEPQEEAHVTYAPNLSRGQERIDWQTSADAVYNQIRGMNPWPVAYTHWGDDRLKIWRASRTSERFPQKKPGEVVRATADEGIIVACGDEYGLSLQEVQPAGKKKMAVSDFLRGRGQSLAVGEVFGNGENDG, encoded by the coding sequence ATGGGAACGCCCGACTTCGCCGTTCCGGTACTTAGCATGCTTTGGCACGAAGGCCACACGGTCCTCAAAGTCATCACCCAACCGGACCGGCCGAAAGGACGAAAGCAACAACCGGCAAAACCACCGGTGAAAGAAGAGGCGGAGCGGCTCGGTTTGGAGGTTTTACAACCGGAAAAGGTGAAAGAAGCGGTAACGGACATCCTGGATCCGCACCCGGACCTGGTCGTTACCGCCGCTTATGGCCAACTGTTGCCGGAATCGCTCTTATCCGGACCGCCCTACGGGTGTGTGAATGTCCACGCTTCTCTTTTGCCGAAATACCGCGGTGGCGCCCCGATTCATCAGGCAGTGATCGACGGGGAAAAAGAAACGGGCGTCACCCTTATGTATATGGTGAAAAAAATGGATGCCGGGGATATGCTCGCGCAAGCATCCCTTCCCATCGAGGAGACGGACACTGCCGGCGCCCTTCATGACAAGTTAAGCGAACTTGGAACCGATCTCCTTCGCAAAACATTGCCGGTGATAGCCGCGAGAAATGTTACGCCTGAGCCGCAAGAGGAAGCGCATGTAACGTATGCGCCCAACCTTTCGCGCGGGCAGGAACGTATTGATTGGCAAACATCTGCCGACGCTGTGTATAACCAGATTCGCGGTATGAACCCTTGGCCCGTCGCCTATACCCATTGGGGTGATGATCGGTTGAAAATTTGGCGTGCATCTCGCACAAGCGAACGATTTCCGCAAAAAAAACCGGGCGAAGTCGTTCGCGCGACCGCTGATGAAGGTATTATCGTCGCTTGCGGGGATGAATACGGGCTATCCTTACAAGAAGTGCAACCGGCCGGCAAGAAAAAAATGGCCGTCAGCGACTTCCTGCGAGGGCGCGGACAATCTTTGGCAGTAGGAGAGGTATTCGGCAATGGCGAAAACGACGGATAA
- the rpe gene encoding ribulose-phosphate 3-epimerase, with protein MVKIAPSILAADFASLKEEIMSVEAAGADMIHVDVMDGHFVPNITIGPMVVEASRRSTALPLDVHLMIEQPDNFIPAFVQAGADIVTVHAEACPHLHRTLHVIKEQGAKAGVAINPHTPVDVLQHVLKDIDLVLLMTVNPGFGGQSFIRGVLEKITAVQTMAEEKNENIWIEVDGGIDDETALLCSRAGANLLVAGSYVFKHEVRADALRKLRGES; from the coding sequence ATGGTGAAAATCGCTCCGTCGATATTGGCAGCCGATTTTGCATCGTTAAAAGAAGAAATCATGTCAGTGGAGGCAGCGGGCGCGGATATGATCCACGTTGATGTGATGGACGGCCATTTTGTGCCCAACATTACGATCGGACCCATGGTCGTCGAAGCATCAAGGCGATCTACCGCGTTACCGTTGGATGTACATTTGATGATTGAACAGCCGGACAATTTTATCCCCGCGTTCGTGCAGGCCGGGGCAGATATTGTTACCGTCCACGCGGAAGCTTGTCCTCATTTGCATCGGACACTGCATGTAATCAAGGAGCAGGGAGCCAAAGCGGGGGTGGCCATTAACCCCCATACGCCTGTTGATGTTCTTCAACATGTTTTGAAAGACATTGACCTCGTGTTGTTAATGACCGTAAACCCCGGCTTTGGCGGCCAATCGTTTATCCGGGGCGTGTTGGAAAAAATCACTGCCGTTCAAACGATGGCGGAAGAGAAGAATGAAAACATTTGGATCGAAGTCGACGGTGGGATTGACGACGAAACGGCTCTTTTGTGTAGCCGTGCGGGCGCAAATCTCCTCGTTGCCGGCTCCTATGTGTTCAAACACGAGGTTCGGGCCGACGCGCTCCGGAAGCTAAGGGGAGAATCTTAG
- the rpmB gene encoding 50S ribosomal protein L28, whose amino-acid sequence MSRKCVVTGRGPSSGNKRSHANNSTRRRWGANVQKVRILVNGKPKKAYVSAKALKAGKVTRV is encoded by the coding sequence ATGTCCAGAAAATGTGTCGTTACCGGACGAGGTCCATCATCCGGAAACAAACGTTCACACGCGAATAACTCAACGAGACGTCGTTGGGGCGCGAACGTACAAAAAGTACGGATTTTGGTAAACGGAAAACCAAAAAAGGCCTACGTATCGGCCAAAGCTTTGAAAGCCGGCAAAGTCACGCGCGTTTAA